TAGATAAATCAAATATATCTCTCGAATCAGCAACTTTCATGTAAATTTGATACTCAAAATATTAATTATTTTACTTAACTGGGTAAATACCAGTTTTTCTTTATTTATGGCTCTTTTGCTTAATTTACCCAGATTGGATTGTATAGTTCAAACTAAACCCACCCTGCCAGCCTCCTCTGGTATTGTTAACTAAAGATGGTTAACTCCTTATTTCTGTATTTCATTAATAGAAGAACAGAGTACTTCAGCATTTCAAGACTCTTAGTATAACACTTTGTCTTTCTTCTCAATCTTGCCAGGAAGTGTCTCAATATGCTGTTATATCCTTCAACGGTATATGTTTCAGCTTTGGATTGAGTATGGATAGTTTCTGGAAGAAACTCTGCATATGCTCTCCAGTAATCAGTCATCACTTTGTCTATCTTCTTCTTCTTCTCTAACTTTTCCCAGAATTGTTGTCCGGTTTACGTTCCTCTGCTACCAAAAGAGCAGTCGATGAACTTTTCCCCACCTCTATCAACAACAATCCATATCCAGCAATATTTTTTTTGTTCCCGATGTAGGTGTGCATCTCATCCAGTTCAACAATATCTATCTCATTTTCGCTTTTTAGTTCCTCGAATTCCTGACCAAACTTCTTTATCTATTTCTGGACAGAAACATGACTTACACCTAAAATTCGTCCTATTGAACGAAATCCTAATCCCTCAAGATAGAGTTGCAAAGCCTGTCTTTTAACAAAAGAAGAGAAAGCAGTTGATTCTATCTCTACTGAATAGTTATAGCTGCAATCATGGCAGTGGTATCGTTGGCGTTCACTTATTTTTCCGTTCTTTTTATGATTAGGGCTTTTGCACCGGGGACAGTTCATACAGAACTATAAGTCCTCATAACATCTACCTATGTTTACTTACCACTACCCCATTTTTAATTATTGTGAGTTTTCTCCAGGCAGTTATAGTTAAAACATAATGTATTGGAATACCATCGCACCTACAACCAGCTATCAGGATAAAGAGAATAGCCACTGGATGCAGTTTAATAAACTTTCATTGTGTTTTTAAGTTGACGCAAATCCATTCATGGCATCTACACAGAGCCTGAGATACATCACCCTTAAATAAGCAATGTTCCATCCTATCTTTAAGTATTAGTTAAACGGGTGAAACAATGGACACCTCTAAAAAGATAAAAAATACGGCTGAAAAGGAAAAAGACATTACAATCCCTACCATCGAAGAAGAGATAGATGCATGGTGCGAACTCCCGTCCAAGACATCAGATTCCAAAAGCATAGCTGATGTAGAGATAGATGACTGGTGTGCAGGCTCAAAGGAATCTGCTATCCAGCCGGAAAAGAAGAAAAAGAACTGATCTTTTAGGAGACATGCTTTAGGAGATCATTCTCCTTTCTTAATGGAAAGATAGAGACTTCCATGTCCAAAAGTTTCCCACAGTTCCAGATGTGTGCTTAACATCGTATCAGATGGCAATGCATACAATAACACTCCCTGTTGTAAAATCAGGAGAATCCATCAGTTCTTGGTAGCAAACTCGTAGAAATGTGAACCCATTAAACATTATAATTAAGCGAGCACTATAAAACTCTATTTAAACAAAAAAAATTGTATAATAAAAATAAAAAGAGGTGTAGAGGCAATTTCAATTATGGTATGACAAATACCATTGCAGCCACTACTGTAGTCCATTTTCCTTCTTTATCCCCTTTTGCACACTGGCAGGTGTGAAGTGAATCAAAGATATGGCCACTTGCTTTGTAAACCTGTTCACGCTCATGCCATGCAGATTCTACATTGAACTCAATACCCAATGTTGTTGCCAGCATGGTTGCAGCAAGGTCCTCTGCATATTCTCCTGCAGTGATCTCATCTTCTCCAAAGGAATGATGTTCTGAGATGTATCCATACTGTTCCTTTGCTGCCACTGGTATGGCAGTACCGATCGCAGCCGCCATAAGACGGTGAGGTTCATTTGTCTGGTTTCTTGCAAGGACACAATGAACTATAGCTCCTGGTTTTAGTTCAGGAAGACCTTCCTCCTTTTCTACTATCCTGCAATTCGGAGGCAATATGCTTGAAACAGATACGAGGTTATACTTCTCTATACCTGCATTCCTTAAGGCCAATTCAAAAGATGCGAGCATGTCTTTATGAACACCAGCGCCTTTGACCATGAAAGCTTTTGTTGGTATCATACTCACTCCAATCACAACTTCATATATTAAGGTTTTCTATTTTCGACACTTGCACACGATTCTTTAACGATCTGCTATGACTTATCTCTTTAAAAAACAGAAAAGGAAGTATGCAAAGGCTGACTGAAAACTATCAGCCCTGATTCCTGCGATGAAAGGCATACATCTGGACTTTTTTCATCTTTGCAAGGTTCTGGATCCTTTGTATCTCATCTTCTTCAATCACTCTTGCATCTATATAACCGCAGTCTGCAGCTTCGTTGAATATTTCATATCCTATAGAAGACCGGGTAAGCACGGAGGTCCAGCCATTGGGAGTTCCCACACCTCCAAAAGAGATATCAG
This DNA window, taken from Methanomethylovorans hollandica DSM 15978, encodes the following:
- a CDS encoding pyruvoyl-dependent arginine decarboxylase, which codes for MIPTKAFMVKGAGVHKDMLASFELALRNAGIEKYNLVSVSSILPPNCRIVEKEEGLPELKPGAIVHCVLARNQTNEPHRLMAAAIGTAIPVAAKEQYGYISEHHSFGEDEITAGEYAEDLAATMLATTLGIEFNVESAWHEREQVYKASGHIFDSLHTCQCAKGDKEGKWTTVVAAMVFVIP